The sequence below is a genomic window from Leptolyngbya sp. NIES-3755.
CAGTCTCGACGCTGCGATCATGGGAGAGAGGCAAAGTCGAACCGTCGATGACTCTGAAGCAGTGGGAAGAATTTGCGATCGCGGTAAACGTTCCATTAAATGAACTTTGTGTACGAATTTCAAAAACAGCCTGAAACAATGGCGCATCTATGGGAATTAGGCGGCTTGAAATGAACTTGCGTATGTCAGGAAGCGAAGAATCTTGTCGATCGCAGTATGTCTTGGAAAAG
It includes:
- a CDS encoding transcriptional regulator, XRE family (similar to AA sequence:cyanobase_aa:Cyan7425_3774) — its product is MTQQVENTTWFKQLRHEANWTQEQLAVRLGIAVSTLRSWERGKVEPSMTLKQWEEFAIAVNVPLNELCVRISKTA